In Quercus lobata isolate SW786 chromosome 12, ValleyOak3.0 Primary Assembly, whole genome shotgun sequence, a genomic segment contains:
- the LOC115970114 gene encoding uncharacterized protein LOC115970114, translating to MLDVDVVRHRLYSFGMVKNYRTWMFNGEFESTPTTTKGGSSRVHESLDQYGDFHGMLHDLHPMHDMAPASMDEGPSVQQGPDGPSVQQLVEGPNDDAKKFYDRIEDVEKPLYKVPVWTLCGWTNKSFTLLLQVLQDLLPLDAKLPKDCYETKKIITDLGLGYQKIHACPNDCMLYWKENSNLDACPHCEVSRWKPPESPVADKTQASSSKSKKKAAKVLCWFPLKPRLQRLFLSFELATNMKWHATGRTNDWVMRHPTDSEAWKVFDDKYVEFASNPCNVRLGLATHMET from the exons ATGCTTGATGTAGATGTTGTGCGTCATCGCCTGTACTCATTTGGGATGGTGAAGAATTATAGAACTTGGATGTTTAATGGGGAATTTGAGTCTACACCGACCACTACTAAAGGTGGAAGTAGTCGTGTGCATGAGAGTTTGGATCAATATGGTGATTTCCATGGGATGTTGCATGACTTACACCCGATGCATGATATGGCACCGGCTTCAATGGACGAAGGTCCTAGTGTGCAACAAGGTCCAGATGGTCCCTCTGTGCAACAACTAGTTGAAGGTCCCAATGATGATGCAAAAAAGTTTTACGATCGAATAGAAGATGTGGAGAAACCTTTATACAAAGTACCCGTTTGG ACTCTTTGTGGTTGGACTAACAAATCGTTCACTTTGTTGCTCCAAGTCTTGCAAGATTTACTTCCTTTGGATGCTAAGTTGCCAAAAGATTGTTACGAGACTAAGAAGATAATTacagatttgggtttgggttatcaGAAGATTCATGCTTGTCCCAATGATTGCATGCTTTATTGGAAGGAAAATAGTAACCTTGATGCTTGCCCACATTGTGAGGTATCAAGATGGAAACCACCCGAGTCGCCTGTAGCGGATAAGACACAAGCTTCATCAAGCAAGAGCAAGAAGAAAGCTGCAAAGGTCCTATGTTGGTTCCCTTTAAAACCAAGATTGCAACGACTCTTTCTATCATTCGAACTAGCCACTAATATGAAGTGGCATGCTACTGGTCGAACAAATGACTGGGTAATGAGGCATCCCACTGATTCTGAAGCTTGGAAAGTATTTGATGATAAGTATGTAGAGTTCGCATCTAACCCCTGCAATGTTAGACTTGGATTAGCAACTCATATGGAAACATGA
- the LOC115972530 gene encoding uncharacterized protein LOC115972530 has protein sequence MLGLGARWLGTVARRHDMCPINYVRWPSVPQQYKNRCWEAIQARWIILANRIQPAKQKKWALSRIGKLWRGHKAELKEKYCKPGIPKEALLELSLPEVDDNQFHVLVEYWFSQKGMDLSKDNKERRGKQTKLHTLGSKSYAQMADSIANKKGRQIERGEMYEVAYSHRDGTAVNEIAEANIAKMKEFMATGSQLQGDDIEASILWQPNDAFGQVIGPERGGRVRGVGFSPTPYGNRASSMDDSTPPPTSTAIDQRVKELSAQVEALREKFTRYDAIEAKVRLMRRMLTQLYPSFPTISMDGDSDSVVDFQSPGAQRLSSDDTH, from the exons ATGCTGGGTCTTGGGGCAAGGTGGCTGGGAACAGTAGCAAGAAGGCATGACATGTGCCCAATCAATTATGTTcgttggccttcagtgccacaACAATACAAAAATCGGTGTTGGGAGGCCATTCAG GCACGATGGATAATTCTTGCAAACCGCATCCAACCTGCCAAGCAGAAGAAATGGGCATTGTCACGGATTGGGAAGTTGTGGAGGGGCCACAAAGCAGAGTTGAAGGAGAAGTATTGCAAGCCGGGCATTCCTAAGGAAGCTTTACTTGAGCTATCACTGCCTGAGGTTGATGACAATCAATTTCATGTCTTGGTGGAGTACTGGTTTTCTCAGAAAGGCATG GACCTGTCGAAAGATAACAAAGAGCGGCGTGGGAAGCAGACGAAGCTGCATACGCTGGGATCCAAAAGCTATGCCCAAATGGCGGATAGCATT GCAAACAAAAAAGGCAGGCAAATAGAGAGAGGTGAGATGTATGAAGTGGCGTATTCTCACCGTGATGGTACTGCTGTCAATGAAATTGCGGAAGCAAACATT GCGAAGATGAAAGAGTTTATGGCAACGGGGTCACAGTTGCAGGGAGACGACATTGAGGCTAGCATACTTTGGCAGCCCAACGATGCATTTGGACAGGTCATCGGTCCAGAGAGAGGTGGCCGTGTAAGAGGGGTAGGCTTTAGTCCAACCCCCTATGGCAATCGTGCAAGTTCAATGGATGACAGTACGCCACCTCCAACATCTACTGCAATTGACCAAAGGGTTAAGGAGTTGTCTGCTCAAGTAGAAGCATTGAGGGAGAAATTCACTCGTTATGATGCCATTGAAGCTAAAGTGAGGTTAATGAGGAGGATGTTGACCCAACTGTACCCATCGTTTCCCACTATCTCTATG GATGGTGACAGTGATTCTGTAGTGGATTTCCAGTCTCCTGGTGCTCAGCGCTTATCATCTGATGATACGCATTAG
- the LOC115972448 gene encoding cytochrome P450 86B1-like — MINPSNLSSSSDELATVNFVSRQLFSLQHIPIIELFIALFVFIAIHSLRQKKHHGLPIWPLLGMLPSLVGGLRGNMYEWMSDILNNQNGTFRFKGPSFSSLNSVITSDPRNLEHLLKTKFPNFPKGPFFRDTVHDLLGNGIFNADDETWQRQRKTASIEFHSAKFRQLTTDSLLELVHSRLLPILENSIKQSLPIDIQDILLRLTFDNVCMIAFGVHPGCLSPSLPEIPFAKAFEDATEATMLRFVTPTCIWKTMRYFNLGMEKKLKHSIIGVDEFAEDVIRTRKAELSLQCDNNMSKQRSDLLTVFMGLKDEAGQPFSDKFLRDICVNFILAGRDTSSVALSWFFWLLHHNPRVEERILEEICGIVSKREEVKKGEYQSVIFRPEEIKKMDYLHAAVSDALRLYPSVPVDHKEVVEDDIFPDGTVLKKGTKVIYVIYAMGRTEGIWGKDCREFKPERWLRDGKFMNESAYNFTAFNGGPRLCLGKDFAYYQMKFVAASVIYRYHVKVVENHPVVPKLALTMYMKHGLKVNLYRRDESEIQKYLNTN, encoded by the exons ATGATCAACCCTAGCAATCTCTCCTCCTCCTCTGATGAACTTGCCACCGTAAACTTCGTTTCCCGCCAGCTCTTTTCCTTACAACATATCCCAATTATAGAGCTTTTCATTGCTCTTTTTGTTTTCATAGCCATTCATTCCCTAAGGCAAAAGAAGCATCATGGACTACCAATTTGGCCACTCCTAGGAATGTTACCTTCCTTGGTGGGTGGCCTTCGAGGCAATATGTATGAATGGATGAGTGACATCCTTAACAATCAAAATGGAACATTTAGATTCAAAGGCCCTTCATTTAGTAGTCTCAACAGCGTTATCACCTCGGACCCTCGTAATCTCGAGCATCTTCTCAAGACCAAGTTCCCCAATTTTCCAAAAGGGCCATTCTTTCGAGACACTGTTCATGATCTTCTTGGTAACGGGATATTCAACGCCGACGATGAGACTTGGCAACGACAAAGGAAGACAGCAAGCATTGAATTCCACTCAGCTAAGTTCCGGCAATTGACAACCGACTCATTGCTTGAACTTGTTCACTCCAGGCTCCTTCCTATATTAGAGAATTCAATCAAACAGTCCCTTCCCATTGATATCCAAGACATTTTATTACGGCTAACTTTCGATAATGTATGCATGATAGCATTTGGGGTTCATCCTGGTTGTTTAAGCCCCAGTTTGCCTGAAATACCATTTGCTAAAGCCTTTGAGGACGCAACCGAAGCCACGATGCTACGTTTTGTGACACCGACGTGTATATGGAAGACCATGAGATATTTCAACTTGGGGATGGAGAAGAAGCTTAAACACTCAATAATTGGAGTGGATGAGTTTGCTGAGGATGTGATTCGGACAAGAAAGGCGGAACTCTCTTTGCAATGTGACAATAATATGTCGAAGCAAAGGTCGGACCTCTTGACGGTGTTTATGGGGCTGAAAGATGAGGCTGGACAGCCCTTTTCGGACAAGTTCTTGAGGGATATTTGCGTGAACTTTATACTTGCCGGGAGAGACACTTCTTCGGTGGCATTGAGCTGGTTTTTCTGGCTGCTTCATCACAATCCAAGGGTAGAGGAAAGAATTCTTGAAGAGATATGTGGGATAGTGAGTAAAAGAGAGGAGGTTAAAAAGGGAGAGTACCAAAGTGTGATATTTAGGCCAGAGGAGATAAAGAAGATGGATTATTTACATGCTGCTGTGTCGGATGCTCTAAGGTTGTATCCTTCAGTGCCGGTGGATCACAAGGAG GTTGTTGAAGATGATATATTTCCAGATGGGACAGTATTGAAAAAGGGAACAAAAGTAATCTATGTAATATATGCAATGGGTAGAACGGAAGGCATATGGGGAAAGGATTGTAGGGAGTTTAAGCCGGAGAGATGGCTAAGAGATGGGAAGTTCATGAATGAATCAGCCTACAATTTTACAGCCTTCAATGGCGGCCCTCGTCTTTGCTTAGGAAAAGATTTTGCCTACTATCAAATGAAATTCGTTGCTGCCTCTGTCATTTATCGCTACCATGTTAAGGTGGTGGAAAATCATCCTGTGGTACCAAAGCTAGCATTAACTATGTACATGAAGCATGGATTGAAGGTGAATCTTTATAGGCGGGACGAGTCTGAGATTCAAAAGTACCTCAACACTAATTAA